The sequence below is a genomic window from Microbulbifer hydrolyticus.
GCGCCGGCGGCGCTCGCGGATGTTGTGGGTACCGGGGATATTCTGCAAACCGGGATCAAGGTCATCGACCTGCTGTGTCCGTTTGTCCGCGGCGGCAAGACCGGGCTGTTTGGCGGCGCCGGTGTCGGCAAGACCGTGCTGGTGATGGAGTTCATGCATGCGGTCGCGTCATTGCATAGCGGCGTATCCGTATTTGCCGGCGTCGGCGAGCGCATTCGTGAGGGGCATGAATTGTGGCACGAAATGCGCGAAGCCGGGGTGATGGCGCAGACCCTGATGTGCTTCGGACAGATGGACGAATCACCCGGGGTGCGCTTTCGCATTGGGCTGTCGGCACTCTCCTACGCGGAGTATCTTCGCGACACCCTGCACAAGGAAGTGCTGTTCGTGATGGACAATATTTTCCGCTTTGTGCAGGCGGGCAGCGAGATTTCCAGCCTGCTCGGCCGCATGCCCGCGACCGTGGGCTACCAGCCCACACTGATCAGTGAAGTGGCGGAGCTACAGGAGCGGATTCTCTCCACTCGCGAGGGCGCCGTCACGGCGGTACAGGCGGTCTATGTGCCCGCGGACGATATGACAGACCCCGCGGTAAGCGCCATCTTCAGTCATCTGGATTCATCGGTGGTGCTGTCCCGCGCACAGGCGGGCAAGGGGATTTACCCCGCAGTGGAGCCGCTGCTGTCCAGCAGCCGGGTGATGGACCGTCACACGCTGGGCGACCGCCACTACGCGGTGGCGGAGGGCGTGCGGGAACATCTCGCGCGCTACCGCGAACTCGAGGACATCATTGCCATGCTGGGGATCGAGGAGTTGTCGCCCGGGGACCGGCTCACTGTCGAGCGCGCGCGCAAGCTGCAACGCTACCTTACCCAGCCATTCAAGGTCATTACCTCGCAAACGGGCATGCAGGGCGTGTCGGTGCCGCTGGAGACCACCCTCGACGATTGCGAAGCCTTCCTGCGCGGGGACTACGACGAACTGCCGGAAGATGCATGTTATATGCGCGGCAGTATGCAGGAAAAAACAGGGTGAATATCTTTGCGCTGGAATTACTTTCTGCCGCCGAGCAGCGGCGTGTCGAGGGTGTTGTTTCCTTTGTCGGTGAGGATGCGTCCGGCAGTTTCGGCATCCAGGCCGGACACGAGCGCGCAATCACCGTGTTGCTGTTTGGCCTGGCCCGTTTCCGCTGTGCGGAGGCTGACTGGCAGTATCTGGCACTGCCCGGCGGGCTTCTCTACTTTGTCGACAACCATCTACAGATATGTACCCGTCACTTTCTGATCGATAGTGATTACGACGTTATTTCCGACAGGCTGCAGAAACAGTTGCTCGCGGAGGAGCGTGACCTGCAGAAGACGAAGGAGAGTCTGCGTCGCATGGAGGAATCCGTATTGCGACGTCTGTGGGAGCTGGGGCGAGCGGGGAACGAGTAAAGCACACCAGGAATTATCATGGCCAAGGATAGCGAAAAGGAACTGCGCGAACGCGTCAGCCGGCAGGCCAGGCGGATGAAGCAGGCGGAGCACGACCGCCGTACACTGCTCGCGCAGACGATCTATATCGGCACCCTGGGGCTGGTATTTGTCCTGCCGGTAGTCGGCGGCGCCTACCTGGGACGCTGGCTGGACGGCTTTGTAGCCGGCTACTCCATGCGCTGGACCCTGAGCCTGATTTTTCTCGGTGTGGTGGTGGGTGGTTTCAATGTTTACCTGTTGATCCGGGAATAAGGATATATGTCCGAGAACGGCGGCGAGCTGTCTCCGGTGGTACTGTTTAATGCAGGGCCGCTGGCCATCACCAGTACTGTGCTGACGACCCTCGGGATCGTCGCGTTGATCGCGCTGGTGGCCTGGTTACTGTCGCGCCGGCTGCGGGATCAGCCCGGGCGCTTTCAGACCATGGCGGAAAGCGTGGTAGTGGCAATGGAAGACGCAATCCGGGCGGTGGCGCCGGATCATGTGAAGCTACTGTTGCCGTTTATCGGCAGCCTGTGGATTTACCTCGTGATCGCCAATCTGACGGGGCTGATACCGGGCCTGCACTCACCCACGAGGGATCTTTCGGCGACGGCCGCTCTGGCGATATTAGTGTTCCTGTCGGTGCATTGGTTCGGCATCCGCAGTCAGGGATTGCGCAGCTACCTGCGTCACTACATTTCCCCAAATCCTGTTTTGCTGCCGTTCCATTTACTCAGTGAAATCACCCGCACCGTCGCACTGGCGGTGCGACTCTTTGGCAACATGATGAGTCTGGAAATGGCCGCATTGCTGGTGTTGCTGGTGGCGGGTTTTCTCGCACCTATTCCCATACTCATGTTGCACATCGTAGAGGCGCTGGTTCAGGCCTATATTTTCGGCATGCTGGCCCTTATTTATGTGGCTGGAGGCCTGCAGTTACAGCAACTTAAACAAACCACACAGGGAGAGAACCATGAGTGATATGACATGGTTTACCGGGCTTTCAACAGTCGCAGCGGTGATCGGCATCGCCATTGGGGTACTCGGCCCGGCGTTTGCCATGGGGCGCGCCATCAGCAGTGCCCTGGAGGCGATGGCTCGACAGCCCGAGGCGGAAAAATCGATCATGCGGACGCTGTTTATCGGCCTGGCGATGATCGAGTCCCTGGCGATTTATGTGCTGGTGATCATCCTGATCGTACTGTTCCGCAATCCGTTGCTGGAATATATCGTCAAGGGGTAGGGGCGCGGCCTGTATGGAACTCAACTGGACGACCTTCCTGCTCGAGATCTTCAACTTCCTGGTGCTGGTGTGGATTCTCAAACGGTTTTTCTACAAGCCATTACAGGACGCTATTGCCCGCCGCCAGGCCGCCATAGAGCAGCGGGTGGATGAAGCGCGCAAGATGCAGGAAAGCGCCCAGCAACTGCAGCAAAAATACGAAAGCGACCTCGCCGAAATCGATCGCGAGCGGGAGGCTGCTCGGGAAAAACTGCAACGGGAAATCAATGATGAGCGCAGAAAGCGGGAAGCGGCGCTGGAAGAATCCCTGCAGCAGCAACGTCAGAAGGCGGAGGCGATTGCGCAACAACAAAACCGCGAGCGGCGACGACAACAACAACAGCGTGCCCTCGAGCAGGGGAGCCGTTTTGCCACGCGACTGCTGGAGGAGGGCGCAGGACCGGAGCTGGAAGCACGCCTTCTCGAACTCACCCTCAATGGGTTGCGTCAGCTGCCGCCCGAGCGGTTGGCTTCTCTGCGCGGATACCAGTTGGAACACCCGGAGCCGGTGGATGTCGTGAGCGCTTTCCCCCTGCCTGATGCGCACCGTGAAAAGGTCGAGCAGATACTGTCCGAGATACTGGACGGCGATATACGCAGCCATTTCCGCGAGGACCGCACACTGATGGCGGGTTTGCGTATCGCCATCGGCCCCTGGGTACTGGGTGTCAATGTGCGTGACGAGCTGAAGGGCTTCGCCCGCCTGGAACGGGAAACCGCCCGTGAGTGACGATCTGCTCGAGCGCCGCGATGAATGGCTGAAAAGCTACCGCCCCCGACTGCGCATCGGCGAGCAGGGGCAGGTGATCTCTGTGGGCGATGGCATTGCCTGGGTTGCGGGCCTGCCCACGGCGGCGATGGACGATTTGCTGGATTTCGATGACGGCAGCCGGGGACTGGTTTTCGACCTGACCGGTGACCTGGTCGGCGCGATTTTGCTGCAGGAAACCGCGGACCTTACCGCCGGTACTGCGGCCCGATTGCGCGACAAGCCGCTCGGTATTGCGGTGGGGGACGCGTTGCTCGGGCGCATCATAGACCCGCTGGGGAACCCGCTGGACCGCCGCGGCATACCCGAATGCAATGGGTGGCGGCGGCTGGAAGCCGCCTCTCCCGCCATTGTCGAGCGAGATTTTGTCGATGCACCGCTGTATACCGGTAGCAAGGTGCTGGACACCCTGATTCCCATCGGCCGCGGACAGCGACAACTGCTGGTGGGCGACGAAGGACTCGGTCGCAGCTCGCTGGCGCTGGATACGGTAATCAACCAGCGCGGCGATAGCGTGCAGTGCGTCTACGTATTGATCGGTCAAAAGCGCACCGCGGTGGTCAACACCATCGAGATCCTGAGGGACTACGGCGCGCTGGAGTACACCACGCTGGTGGTGGCAGAAGCCAGCGCGTTACCAGGGTTACAGCACCTGGCCCCATTTGCCGGCTGCAGTATCGCCGAATACTGGATGCGCAAGGGGATGCATACCCTGGTGGTGTACGACGACCTTTCCACCCATGCGAAAAACTATCGGCAGTTATCGCTCCTGTTGCGGCGGCCACCGGGGCGCGAAGCCTATCCCGGGGATATCTTCTCGGTACACGCGCGACTGCTGGAAAGGGCGACCTGCCTCAACCCTGAAAATGGTGGCGGCAGCATGACCGCACTGCCCATTATCGAGACCCAGCAAGGCGAGATCGCCGCGTATATTCCCACCAACCTTATTTCCATCACCGATGGCCAGGTTTATCTCGACCGGGAACTGTTCGCCGGGGGTTTTCGTCCCGCCATTGATATCGGCAAATCCGTATCCCGCATCGGTGGCCGGGCGCAGCACCCCGCCATCAAGCGCGAGGCGGGGCGGATGAAGCTGGATTATCTGCAGTTTCTGGAACTGGAGATGTTCACCCGTTTTGGCGCAAAGCTCGAGGCCAGTATGGAGAAGGCGATTCGTCGTGGCCGCATACTGCGAGAGATCCTGAAACAGGAGCGCCTTTCACCGCTGCCGATTGAATTTCAGCTGGCCTGGATGCTGGCCTTTAATGCGGGGCTGCTGGATGCGGTGCATCCGGACAAGGTGCGCACTTTACTGGACAAGCTGCAGCGGGAGGTGGCCGCTTGTGAACTCACTCTGGACGATAAGCGCGACCGCTGGCTCGGCAGAGTGCGAGGCTGGCTCGGGGTGAAGGAGCCGGTATGAGTCGTCGCCGGGAGTTGATACATCAGCAGCAAAAACTCGGCGAGGCGCGCGAGATCGTGTCATCGATGAAGTCGCTGGCGTTTATGGAAAGCCGTCGCCTGGGACAGTCTCTGGATGTGCAGCGGCAGATTGTGCGCACCATGGAGCGGGCCGCCGCCGACTTCCTGAGGTTTCACCCCGATCTTTTGCCGGAGACGGATGCAAAGGGGCCGTCGGCGTCACCCCGCCATATCTTTCTGCTGCTGGGATCCGAGCGCGGTTTTTGCGGCAACTTTAACGAAAGCCTCCTGGCCAGTCTGGATACGTACGAGAAGGGCGCTTCCGTTGAAAAGACCGGCGTGATCGCCTTCGGGCAGAAGCTCTGTAACAGGCTCGAGGGCGACCCCCGGCTGATCACCGGGCTCGACGGCGCGGCGGTGCTGGATGAGGTTCCGGGAGCACTAAACAGGCTGGTGGACACCCTCACCGAGTTGCAGGCCGGTGAAGACACCTTGAGGCTGACGACGCTGTTTCACGATCCGGAGCAGGAGGCCATCGTCAGCTGCGAACTGCTGCCGCCATTCCAGCACCTGTCACCGCCCGAGGCTTCCCTGGCCGGCCCTCCGCAGCTCAACCTTGATCCTGCGCGGTTTCTACTGGAGCTGGTGGATCAGTACCTGTTTGCCACATTGCACGAGATGCTGTTTGTCTCGATGATGGCCGAAAACCTGCAGCGTATGCAGCATCTGGAAGGCGCCGTACGGTATCTGGACCAGAACCTGGATTCTCTGCAGCGCCGCAGCAACCAGCTGCGTCAGGAGGAAATTACCGAAGAGATCGAGGTCATTCTTCTCAGCAGCGTCAGCGTTGCTCCGCCGACGGTAGACTGAACCCATGGATACACTGGTCTGGATCCTTGTCGGCGGCATGATCATGAGCGCCATTGCCATGATCGGTGCCGTGACCGTATTTATGCGGCGATCGACACTGGAGCGGATACTGTTGCCACTGGTGTCCCTCGCCGCCGCCACCCTGATGGGTGGAGCCTTCTTTCACATGTTGCCCCAAGGGCTGGAGAGTATGTCGGCACTGCCGGCAACGGTATGGCTAATGGCGGGCTTCAGCAGCTTTTTGCTGCTGGAACAATTGCTGCACTGGCACCATTCCCATCGGCGTCAGCTTCGCAGCAATGCGGAACAGGACAAGCAGCCGGTTACTTATTTGATCCTGCTCGGCGACGCGATCCACAACCTGATTGGCGGCCTCGCCATTGCCAGCACCTTCCTGATTGATGCGCGTGCGGGGATTTCCGCCTGGATCGCGGCGGTCGCCCACGAGATTCCCCAGGAGTTGGGCGACTTCGGAGTGTTGGTGCACGGCGGCTGGTCGCGTCGGCGTGCTCTCCTGTGGAACCTTATTTCGGCGTTGACCTTTCCCCTGGGGGCGCTGATTGCCTATTTTCTATCGCGACAATTCGATGTGGCGTGGTTGATGATGTTTGGCGCCGGCAATTTCCTCTACATTGCCGCGTCCGACCTGATACCGGAAATCAAACAACAGGCAGGATTGCGGGATGTCGCGGTGCACTTCTGTTTTTTTGGCGCCGGTCTGCTGCTGATGTTAGCGTTGACACAGGTGCTTTGACTATATGAGCAGTTGCGGAAACAGCAGCATTGCCACGCCGAGCAGCAGCATCACCGCCCCGCTGATGAGTTTCAACCAGCGCCCCGTGCGTTCCGACAGCTTGCGGCTGCCCAGTGCGATGACCGCGAGGGTGACCATCAGTGCGTCGTCGGCAATATAGGCGAGGATGTAGAGTCCCAGGTAGCCGTAGTAGCCGGGAGCACTCAATTCTTGTTGCGCAAGCACCGCGGTATAAATCGCTGGAAGGCCAGCAGTGCAGAGCAGTTCGATGAAGTTCACCAGCACCGCCAGAATGGCGACACCGACCATGGACGAAAGCAGCGCGTCTGCGCGCAACACATTGCGTACCCGGGCATAGATACCGCTTTTGGCAGAATCGGGAATCGACAGGGTGTATTTGCGGCGGCCGTCAAAGAAATCTCGCAGGTTAACGACACCGATAACGATGGCGATAGTGGCGAGCACAATACGCAGGAACCTGGTTAGCCCGACTACTAAAAACAGGTTCAGCCAGGCAGCCATAAACGCGTAGTACACCGCGCCGCTGACCAGCACAAATGTGCCGGCAATCAGCGCCATGCGACGACGGTCTTGTAGCCGTACCAGAATCGACAGCAGAAACAGCAAAACCCACATGGCGCAGGGATTGAAGCCGTCAATCAGTCCCAGGGCAATGGTGAAGAGAGGGAGGCCGAGCCGGTCGACACTGAGGTCGCCAAACCCCGCCTCTTCAGTCTTTCCCGGCGGTGCGCTGCCTCCCTCGATTAGTTGGTCCAGCTTGGGCCCGGTGTCCACGGCACTGACGAATCCCACCAGTACACGCCCCTCGATTACGAAGGTCGGGACGCCCGGCGGCCATTCACCCACCCGCCGCGAGTGTCGTTCGAGGTCGTCGGCGGCACGGGGATCGGTATCCAGGGAGCGGTATACGATTTGCAGGTTGGGGTGTGCGCGCGCAAGCCGTGGCAGGTACTGTTTGGCATCTGCACAGTGTGGACATCCGCTGCGCACGAACACTTCGAGCACCTTGGCCTGCTGTGCCTGTGCGTTGTTCACGACAGTGAACAGCAGCCCCAGTAACAGGAGGGGAACGCCGACGGCAGAAACACATCGCAGACGGCGAGCTGAGGCGCTGTGTTCAAGAGTTGTTTGCTGGCGCATGATCTATCCGCTGGCTTTCTGTCTTCACATACATATAGCAGGAATCAGGTCCAAAGCGGGTGGCGCGGCATCGAGGCTGCTATTTTTGCTATTGACAGGCGAAACGATGGCCTTATGAACACCTTTCTTACTCTCGAACCGCAATGAACGACACCGATCAAGCCCGCCGGTGGTGCAGTCTTTCCATACCGGAAGTCTCCGCGCTGCTCACCGGCAATGACGCGGGACTGGACAGCGCCGACGCCGGGCAACGCCTTTCCCGTTATGGCCCCAATGCGCTGCCTTCACCACGCATGCCCGGGTTTCCGCACCTGTTTTTGCGGCAATTTATTAGCCCTCTGATCTATGTACTGCTGGCCGCGATGGTGGTGTCCGCGGTTGTCGGCAATCCCGCCGATGCCACGTTTATCGGATTGATCCTACTACTCAATGCACTGATCGGCGCCCTACAGGAGCATCAGGCACAGCGCAGTGCACAGGCACTGCGAAAGCTGATGGTCAGCCACGCACGAGTGCTGCGCGACGAAAAAATCTCCGAAATTCCCGCGCACGAGCTGGTTCCCGGTGACCTGGTGCTACTCACCTCCGGTGATCGGGTGCCTGCCGACCTTCGCCTGCTGAATTCTGTAGGGCTGGAGGTGGACGAGTCGGTTCTCACCGGAGAATCTCTGCCCGTTTTCAAAAACAGTGATCGGTTGTGTGAAGTCGATACACCGGTCGCGGAACAGGTCAATACCTGTTTTGCTGGAACGCTGGTTACCGCCGGGCGTGGCCGCGGACTGGTGACGACCACCGGTATGCACACGGAAATGGGCAAGCTGAGCCTGACCATGGAATCAGCACAGTCCGCCAGGCCGCCGCTGTTCCAGCGGATCGAGCGCTTCAGCAAAAAGCTGATGATCGCGCTGCTGTTTGCGGTGGTGCTGCTGGCAGCCATCGAGCTTGCACGGGATACGGAACCGCTGGTGATTTTCATGACGGCTGTGGCGCTCGCAGTGTCCGCGATTCCCGAGGGCCTGCCGATGGCCCTGACGCTGGTGCTGTCCATCGGCACGCGGCGCATGGTCAAGCGGCACGTGATTGTACGCAAACTGGTGGCGGTAGAGAGCCTGGGTTCCTGTACCGTCATTGCCACTGACAAGACCGGCACCCTGACAGAAAACCACCTCACCGCGCGGGAAATGGTTTTCTGTGATGAGCGCAGCGTCACCATTGACGGCGGCAAACTGCCATCAGCAGCCAACGCGCCGAGACACAACAACTCGCTGGTGATCCGACTTGCCCGCGTAGCCGCCCTGTGCAATGAAGCGGAATTGCGTCCGCTGGAGAATGGTGAGTGGCACAGTAGTGGGGATGCAGTGGATCAGGCGCTGCTGGTGATGGCCCATAAAGTCGGGTTACAGCGTCACACGCTTTCCGGGCAATGGCCGCTAATGGCCGAAGTTCACTATGAGCCCGCACTGGGCTTCGCCGCCACGCTGCATGGCAAGCCTCAGGGCGCGGGATCACTTGTCTGCGTCAAGGGCGCACTGGAAAAACTGTTGCCCATGTGCGATCGCATGGCGACTGCCGACGGGGATACGTCGCTGGATGCTGCGCAAGTACTGTCGGCAATGAGCCGTCTTGCCGAACAGGGCGCGCGCGTGCTGGCGTTCGCCGATGGCGAGGGCAGTGCCCCCGAACACTTCACGGCAGAAAACCTTCGCGGGCTCTGCATGCTGGGACTGGTGGCGATGTTTGACCCGCTGCGTGCCGGTGCTGCGGACGCCGTTGCCGAGTGCCGGGCGGCAGGTATTCGCGTGTGTATGCTCACCGGGGATCACCCGCGCACAGCGCTCCGAATCGCGCAGGAATTGCGGCTTGCCGACCGTGACGATAACCCTGTGACCGGCACCCACCTGGCCCAGGCGGAAGCCAGGGGTCCTGAAGCACTGGATGCGCTGACCGCGGACACCCGCGTTTATGCGCGGGTGTCCCCAGAGCAAAAGCTCTCCATCGTGCAATCACTGCAGCGCCAGGGGCAATTCGTGGCGGTGACCGGTGACGGCGTCAACGATGCGCCGGCACTCAGTCGCGCTCATGTAGGCGTAGCGATGGGCGAGCAGGGGACCGAGGTGGCCAAGGAGTCGGCCGACCTTCTGCTCACCGATGACAACTTCGCATCGGTGGTGGCGGGTGTCGAGGAGGGGCGGATTGCCTACCAGAACATACGCAAGGTGATTTTCTTCCTGATCTCCACCGGCGCCGCCGAGGTGATGCTGTTCGTACTCACCACCGCCTTTGGCCTGCCGCTACCCCTGACGCCAGTCCAGCTGTTGTGGCTCAACCTGGTGACCAACAGTGTACAGAGTATGGGGCTGGCACTGGAGCCGGGCGAGGGCGACGAAATGCGCAAACCGCCACGCCCCCCCAAAGAATCTCTGTTCAATCCGGTGATGCTACGGCGGGTACTGGTTTCCGGAATGGTGATGGGCGGCCTCGCGTTTACCTGCTTTTACTGGCTGTTACAGCATGGCTGGGAAGTAGATGCGGCGCGCAACAGTGTACTGCTGCTGATGGTGCTGTTCGAAAACGTGCAAGTATTCAACAGCCGTTCCGAGACCCGCTCCATTTTCCGTCAGCCATTTTTTTCGAACCCGGTCCTGCTGTTGGGCACCCTGTTTGCTCAGGGGCTTCATATCCTGTGTCTGTATTCACCGCTGATGCAGGAAGTACTCGGTGTCTCTCCCGTGAGCGCCATGCAGTGGAGTGCGCTGCTGTCGATTGCACTGTTGCAGTTACTGGCCATGGAGCTGTTGCTCTGTTGGACACGCGGGTGGCGCTAGTTCATTCGCGAAATCGTCAGCAACCAGTTTTCAAGCCTCCGGAGTACCGGTATCTGATTCGCCATGCGCGAGTTCTTCGCGTGCCACGGTCGCGAGGTGTTCATACCTGCGTAGAAATTCCTGCAAGGTTTGCTCGTCGAGTTCTTCAAGGTCAAGCAGGGCGTTGTGCGCACCTCTGGTTGCCCGGATCAGTTCATCGAGTTTGACCTGAATTGCTTCCGTATCCCGGTTTTGTGTGTTCTGGATCAAGAACACCATCAGGAATGTGACTGTGGTGGTGATGGTGTTGATAATCAGTTGCCACGTATTACTAAAACCAAAAATGGGCCCGGATAGTGCCCAAAAAACGATAATGCCGACGGCTGCGGCAAAGATCTTTGGTCGGCCACAGAAGTGGGCCGCTGACTTGGCAAGCTTTGAATACCAGTTGGATGGACGCATGGTAATTCCCTCTGACGAATGTCTACGCGCGTTAACAACACGCGCTGTGGCTAACTATCTGCCTGCTGCTCGATAGCTGCCACCCTTTGTATGGTGCGTAAAAGGGCGTCCGGGCTCAGACTGATGGAATCGATACCAAGCTTCACCAGATACTCGGCCACCTCGGGATAATTGGATGGCGCCTCACCGCATATTCCCGCGGGAATACCATTGCGCTGCGCGCCCTCGATCGCCAGCCGAATCATTTCCAGCACGCCCGGGTCCCGTTCATCAAAGTCGAAGGCAACGATATCCGAATCCCGGTCAACGCCGAGTACCAGCTGGGTCAGGTCATTGGAGCCAATGGAAATACCGTCGAACAGCTGACTGAAGGCATCGATCTGCACCACGTTGTTGGGGATTTCACACATCACATACACCTGCAGCTGCTGATTACCGTGTGTCAGTCCGTGATCCGCCATTGCCCGCAGTACCTGCTCGCCTTCGGGAATACGGCGACAGAACGGTATCATGACCTTGATGTTCGTCAGCCCCATGACGTCCCGTGCACGCTTTAGCGCAGCGCACTCCAGCGCAAATCCCTGAGCGTAGGCTTCGTGCGCATAGCGCGCCGCGCCGCGAAAACCAAGCATGGGATTTTCTTCATGGGGTTCAAAGGTGCTGCCGCCAATCAGGCGGGCATATTCGTTGGTCTTGAAATCCGAGGTACGCACGATCACCGGCCTGGGATAAAAGGCCGCGGCGATAGTGCCAATCCCTTCTGACAGTTTCTGGATGAAATAGTCTGATCCGCTGTCGTAGTGTGCGGTGAGCGCTTGAATTGCCGCACGATCGTTCTCGTCCCCGATCTTTTCCGGGCATGCCAGCGCCATCGGATGTGCCTTGATATGTTCGTTGACGATAAACTCCATCCGCGCCAGACCGACGCCGTCACAGGGCAGGGCACTCAGGCGGAATGCCTGCTCGGGGCTGGCAAGATTGATCATCATTTTGGTCTTTGTGGCTGGCAACTGATCCAGTGCCACGGTGTTCACTTCGAACGGAATTTCACCGCGATAAACCTGTCCCACGTCCCCTTCGGCACAACTGAGGGTAACGGTTTCGCCGTCCTGCAGCTGGTGTTCGCTGCCAATACCGACCACGGCGGGAATGCCAAATTCCCGCGCCACGATTGCCGCATGACAGGTACGGCCGCCGCGTTCGGTCACCAGGCCGGCGGCCCGGCGCATGGCCGGGCCCCAGTCGGGGCTGGTACTTCTGGCGAGCAGTATCTCGCCGTCCTTGAACGCCGACAGTTGACTGGCATCGGTGACCCGGCGCACCTTGCCCGTGCCAATACCGGTGCCAATGGCCCGACCGCTGGCCAGTTGAGTATGCTTGTCCGGCTTATGAGGGAACCGGTAGTGCTTTAACTGGTTACGGGACTTCTGTGAGGCAACGGTTTCCGGGCGTGCCTGCAACAGATAAAGCCGGCCATCATCCGCGTCCTTGCCCCACTCCAGATCCATGGGACAGGGCGATCCACGGAGCGCACTGTAGTGTTTTTCGGCAGTAATGGCGTAATGCGCGAGGGTCAGCACTTCATCGTCGCTGAGGCTGAACTGGTCCCGCAGGGCCTCCGGCGTGTCGATGTTGTGCACGTCCTGACTGTTAAGATCCTCGTCGCACACCATGGTCTGCTGTTTGGCGCCGATCTGCCGCCGCAGGACACACCGGTATCCCTGTTCGTAGGTGGGTTTGTGCACGTAGAATTCATCCGGGTCCACCGTGCCCTGGACGATATTCTCGCCCAGACCATATACGGAGGTAATGAACACCACATCGCGGAAACCACTGTCCGTATCGAGGGAAAACATCACGCCACTGGACGCTTGGTCGGTGCGCGCCATTTTCATCACCGCGATGGCAAGGGAGACCTTGAAGTGATCGTATCCATTGCGCTCGCGATAACTAATTGCGCGGGCGGTGAATAGGGACGCAAAACAGCGCCGACAGGCTTCGAGCAAGCCATCAATGTCACCTATATTCAGAAAACTGTCATGCTGCCCGGCGAAGCTGGCGTCGGGTAAATCCTCAGCAGTAGCGGAACTGCGTACGGCTACCCGCAGTGTATCCCCGTATTCTGCACAAAGACTTTCATAGGCGCCGGTAATTTCCTGTGCGACAACCTTGGGCAGACCGGCGCCGTACACAATCTCACGCGCATGTTCAGCAATCACATCCTGCCGATCATTGTC
It includes:
- the atpD gene encoding F0F1 ATP synthase subunit beta; its protein translation is MAETKVEVRPIGTIAEVHGPVVVIRCASLPPIRQALRASINSDDYLFEVHQHLDQHHVRAITLHRTAGLRRGLAVFDTGAPLHVPASPECLGRLLNIFGEPLDGGDPLKAREYRNIHSAPAALADVVGTGDILQTGIKVIDLLCPFVRGGKTGLFGGAGVGKTVLVMEFMHAVASLHSGVSVFAGVGERIREGHELWHEMREAGVMAQTLMCFGQMDESPGVRFRIGLSALSYAEYLRDTLHKEVLFVMDNIFRFVQAGSEISSLLGRMPATVGYQPTLISEVAELQERILSTREGAVTAVQAVYVPADDMTDPAVSAIFSHLDSSVVLSRAQAGKGIYPAVEPLLSSSRVMDRHTLGDRHYAVAEGVREHLARYRELEDIIAMLGIEELSPGDRLTVERARKLQRYLTQPFKVITSQTGMQGVSVPLETTLDDCEAFLRGDYDELPEDACYMRGSMQEKTG
- a CDS encoding F0F1 ATP synthase subunit epsilon encodes the protein MNIFALELLSAAEQRRVEGVVSFVGEDASGSFGIQAGHERAITVLLFGLARFRCAEADWQYLALPGGLLYFVDNHLQICTRHFLIDSDYDVISDRLQKQLLAEERDLQKTKESLRRMEESVLRRLWELGRAGNE
- a CDS encoding AtpZ/AtpI family protein, coding for MAKDSEKELRERVSRQARRMKQAEHDRRTLLAQTIYIGTLGLVFVLPVVGGAYLGRWLDGFVAGYSMRWTLSLIFLGVVVGGFNVYLLIRE
- a CDS encoding F0F1 ATP synthase subunit A encodes the protein MSENGGELSPVVLFNAGPLAITSTVLTTLGIVALIALVAWLLSRRLRDQPGRFQTMAESVVVAMEDAIRAVAPDHVKLLLPFIGSLWIYLVIANLTGLIPGLHSPTRDLSATAALAILVFLSVHWFGIRSQGLRSYLRHYISPNPVLLPFHLLSEITRTVALAVRLFGNMMSLEMAALLVLLVAGFLAPIPILMLHIVEALVQAYIFGMLALIYVAGGLQLQQLKQTTQGENHE
- the atpE gene encoding ATP synthase F0 subunit C, whose amino-acid sequence is MSDMTWFTGLSTVAAVIGIAIGVLGPAFAMGRAISSALEAMARQPEAEKSIMRTLFIGLAMIESLAIYVLVIILIVLFRNPLLEYIVKG
- a CDS encoding F0F1 ATP synthase subunit delta; protein product: MELNWTTFLLEIFNFLVLVWILKRFFYKPLQDAIARRQAAIEQRVDEARKMQESAQQLQQKYESDLAEIDREREAAREKLQREINDERRKREAALEESLQQQRQKAEAIAQQQNRERRRQQQQRALEQGSRFATRLLEEGAGPELEARLLELTLNGLRQLPPERLASLRGYQLEHPEPVDVVSAFPLPDAHREKVEQILSEILDGDIRSHFREDRTLMAGLRIAIGPWVLGVNVRDELKGFARLERETARE
- a CDS encoding F0F1 ATP synthase subunit alpha, giving the protein MSDDLLERRDEWLKSYRPRLRIGEQGQVISVGDGIAWVAGLPTAAMDDLLDFDDGSRGLVFDLTGDLVGAILLQETADLTAGTAARLRDKPLGIAVGDALLGRIIDPLGNPLDRRGIPECNGWRRLEAASPAIVERDFVDAPLYTGSKVLDTLIPIGRGQRQLLVGDEGLGRSSLALDTVINQRGDSVQCVYVLIGQKRTAVVNTIEILRDYGALEYTTLVVAEASALPGLQHLAPFAGCSIAEYWMRKGMHTLVVYDDLSTHAKNYRQLSLLLRRPPGREAYPGDIFSVHARLLERATCLNPENGGGSMTALPIIETQQGEIAAYIPTNLISITDGQVYLDRELFAGGFRPAIDIGKSVSRIGGRAQHPAIKREAGRMKLDYLQFLELEMFTRFGAKLEASMEKAIRRGRILREILKQERLSPLPIEFQLAWMLAFNAGLLDAVHPDKVRTLLDKLQREVAACELTLDDKRDRWLGRVRGWLGVKEPV
- a CDS encoding F0F1 ATP synthase subunit gamma, giving the protein MSRRRELIHQQQKLGEAREIVSSMKSLAFMESRRLGQSLDVQRQIVRTMERAAADFLRFHPDLLPETDAKGPSASPRHIFLLLGSERGFCGNFNESLLASLDTYEKGASVEKTGVIAFGQKLCNRLEGDPRLITGLDGAAVLDEVPGALNRLVDTLTELQAGEDTLRLTTLFHDPEQEAIVSCELLPPFQHLSPPEASLAGPPQLNLDPARFLLELVDQYLFATLHEMLFVSMMAENLQRMQHLEGAVRYLDQNLDSLQRRSNQLRQEEITEEIEVILLSSVSVAPPTVD
- a CDS encoding ZIP family metal transporter; translated protein: MDTLVWILVGGMIMSAIAMIGAVTVFMRRSTLERILLPLVSLAAATLMGGAFFHMLPQGLESMSALPATVWLMAGFSSFLLLEQLLHWHHSHRRQLRSNAEQDKQPVTYLILLGDAIHNLIGGLAIASTFLIDARAGISAWIAAVAHEIPQELGDFGVLVHGGWSRRRALLWNLISALTFPLGALIAYFLSRQFDVAWLMMFGAGNFLYIAASDLIPEIKQQAGLRDVAVHFCFFGAGLLLMLALTQVL